One window of Luteolibacter arcticus genomic DNA carries:
- a CDS encoding ELWxxDGT repeat protein has translation MTSRRLRRTFRHWPLLLTSMALAIAGATSSTASAQEQTARLVKDANRTTVPYGGGIGWVLPLGEKRVVFARDTYAHGYELWTSNGTPGSTRLLKDLMPGPGGSALYDPMAFGEGASAKVAFVFSRPGISNEVWVTDGTEAGTVAVAELDPGPYSTTTLMPGPSGGFFFLNHGEGEEFPQELHFSDGTAAGTGPLNPTENGEPVSLSNAHSYLISGRWCYFTANRNQIWRSDGTATGTTKVTEIPLAKYGSLSPALVTGERLILSVSNLATDLSELWTCNAEGTGIRRILAAPAGAEWWRITDLIPSGDRLLFTVWDEIYNYQLWVSDGTEAGTHEIELPREDGHVTRQLTFARWHGAVYVLAEYWDDIDADYILFRTDGTAAGTRRLRTFSHDARLYPDAEWREDEPFFYFRVASANGEWTLWRTAGDAASTVPAKGLASNHYLRIEYPAIAATKSGKFFAAGNALWFQRGKKGGAVRLTRPEKWTASGAATFNSGILPVGEESSYEMLDGKLLAFVDTGSGHELWRMNPDGRGHGTRAIWKTPAPLQEYGAVAFRGTTASGAIFIYTDGKIPPQLWVTNGTPRGTRLLVDHGATPGWRYPYEFVSAGGVLFYSLRDGTGSPATLWKTDGTPAGTKNVVAADGRTPGPDYPEMVAFQDGVAFLSWDWDGRRTLWRSDGTPAGTVPLKDSWAGGSPMGLAAVDGKLIFSVEISRTQVLWQSDGTAAGTIAVDPAVKFTSGGMSLAFDVGGVALFRGRQGQSSNEDRWWRHDATGTRRVENFVTGQHFSDTSHPWKTQHAVAGAHLFYRATTPNGTTLWVTDGTSDGTRPVVEPDAGSFSYPTQLLAVGDVVYFSAYDQDHGNELWRSDGTAAGTVLVADIDPGPADSDPRGLKVMGGKLYFTAHRRDVGREIFVVDLPAR, from the coding sequence GTGACCTCACGACGACTCCGCCGCACCTTCCGCCACTGGCCCCTCCTCCTCACCTCGATGGCCCTCGCCATCGCGGGCGCAACAAGCAGCACCGCCAGCGCCCAGGAACAAACCGCACGGCTGGTGAAGGACGCGAACCGCACGACGGTCCCCTATGGCGGGGGCATCGGCTGGGTGTTGCCGCTGGGCGAAAAGCGCGTGGTCTTTGCGAGGGATACTTATGCGCATGGTTACGAGCTGTGGACCAGCAATGGCACGCCCGGCAGCACCCGCCTCCTGAAGGACCTGATGCCGGGACCGGGCGGATCCGCCCTCTACGACCCGATGGCCTTTGGCGAGGGTGCCAGCGCGAAGGTGGCATTCGTTTTCAGCCGGCCGGGGATCAGCAACGAGGTATGGGTCACGGACGGGACGGAGGCAGGCACGGTGGCCGTCGCCGAACTCGATCCAGGCCCCTACTCGACCACCACCCTGATGCCGGGCCCGTCGGGCGGCTTCTTCTTCCTCAATCACGGCGAGGGCGAGGAGTTTCCCCAGGAGCTTCATTTCAGCGATGGCACGGCCGCAGGGACGGGCCCGCTGAATCCCACCGAGAACGGAGAGCCGGTGTCGCTCTCGAATGCCCACAGCTATCTCATCAGCGGACGATGGTGCTACTTCACCGCCAATCGCAACCAGATCTGGCGCAGCGATGGCACGGCGACGGGCACCACGAAAGTGACGGAGATCCCGCTCGCGAAGTATGGCTCGCTGAGCCCGGCCCTGGTGACGGGCGAGCGCCTGATCCTGTCGGTGTCGAATCTGGCGACCGATTTGAGCGAGCTGTGGACTTGCAACGCCGAGGGTACCGGGATCAGGCGGATCCTCGCCGCGCCAGCAGGGGCAGAGTGGTGGAGGATCACCGACCTCATCCCATCGGGCGACCGACTGCTCTTCACCGTATGGGATGAGATCTACAACTATCAGCTGTGGGTGAGCGATGGAACGGAAGCGGGCACGCACGAGATCGAGCTGCCCCGTGAGGACGGGCATGTGACGAGGCAGCTCACCTTCGCCCGATGGCACGGCGCGGTCTATGTGCTGGCCGAGTACTGGGATGATATCGACGCGGACTACATACTCTTCCGCACGGATGGCACGGCGGCGGGGACGAGGCGGCTGCGCACATTCAGCCATGACGCGAGATTGTATCCGGACGCGGAGTGGCGGGAAGATGAGCCCTTCTTCTACTTCCGCGTCGCCTCCGCAAACGGCGAGTGGACCCTCTGGCGGACTGCGGGCGATGCCGCGAGCACGGTCCCCGCGAAGGGGCTGGCGTCCAATCATTACCTGCGGATCGAGTATCCCGCCATCGCCGCCACGAAGTCCGGGAAGTTCTTCGCCGCTGGCAACGCGCTGTGGTTCCAGCGTGGCAAGAAGGGCGGCGCGGTTCGCCTGACCCGGCCGGAGAAATGGACTGCCTCGGGTGCTGCCACCTTCAATTCGGGCATCCTGCCGGTTGGAGAGGAGTCCTCGTATGAAATGTTAGACGGGAAGCTGCTCGCCTTCGTCGATACCGGCAGTGGCCACGAGCTGTGGCGGATGAATCCGGATGGCCGCGGCCACGGCACGCGGGCGATCTGGAAGACCCCGGCACCGCTGCAGGAATACGGCGCGGTCGCCTTCCGCGGCACCACCGCCAGCGGCGCCATCTTCATCTATACCGATGGCAAGATTCCACCGCAGCTATGGGTGACGAATGGGACGCCGCGCGGCACCCGGCTGTTAGTCGACCACGGCGCGACACCGGGCTGGCGCTATCCCTATGAATTCGTCAGCGCGGGCGGCGTGCTGTTTTACTCGCTGCGGGATGGCACCGGGTCGCCAGCCACCCTGTGGAAGACGGATGGCACGCCGGCGGGAACGAAGAACGTGGTCGCCGCCGATGGCCGCACGCCAGGCCCGGACTACCCGGAGATGGTGGCCTTCCAGGATGGTGTCGCGTTCTTGTCGTGGGACTGGGACGGCAGGAGGACGCTATGGCGCAGCGACGGAACGCCCGCCGGCACGGTGCCGCTGAAGGACTCATGGGCGGGCGGATCTCCCATGGGGCTCGCCGCTGTGGACGGGAAGCTGATCTTTTCCGTGGAGATTTCCCGCACCCAGGTGCTGTGGCAAAGCGATGGCACCGCCGCTGGCACTATCGCCGTGGACCCTGCCGTGAAGTTCACCTCGGGAGGCATGTCGTTGGCGTTCGATGTCGGCGGCGTGGCGCTCTTCAGAGGGCGGCAAGGGCAGAGCAGCAACGAAGACCGTTGGTGGCGCCACGATGCCACCGGCACCCGCCGCGTGGAGAACTTCGTGACCGGCCAGCACTTCTCCGACACTTCGCACCCGTGGAAGACCCAGCACGCGGTGGCCGGCGCGCACTTGTTCTACCGCGCCACCACGCCCAACGGCACCACGCTATGGGTCACCGATGGCACCTCCGACGGCACCCGCCCCGTGGTCGAGCCGGATGCCGGCTCATTCTCCTATCCCACCCAACTGCTCGCCGTCGGCGACGTCGTCTACTTCTCCGCCTACGACCAGGACCACGGCAACGAGCTCTGGCGCAGCGATGGCACCGCCGCCGGCACCGTGCTCGTCGCTGACATCGACCCCGGCCCCGCCGACTCCGACCCGCGCGGCCTCAAGGTAATGGGCGGCAAGCTCTACTTCACCGCCCATCGCCGCGACGTCGGCCGGGAGATCTTCGTGGTGGATCTGCCAGCGCGGTGA
- a CDS encoding DUF1918 domain-containing protein — protein MHPRPFYRWRSFGFGLLALGFLACSWIVSMDTAKGLWVRSSSTWWGVMQFEGEVGIFLDDRSTGGTGREVEIVNVHGTGGSPLYRERWEQITANGIVVPHWLLILCFLVPWSAFLIWRGRRMRRLAAGIAEPLDGISS, from the coding sequence GTGCATCCGCGTCCCTTCTACCGTTGGAGATCGTTCGGCTTCGGCCTGCTCGCGCTGGGCTTTCTCGCGTGCTCGTGGATCGTCTCGATGGACACGGCGAAGGGGCTGTGGGTGCGGAGCTCGTCGACTTGGTGGGGCGTGATGCAATTCGAAGGCGAGGTCGGCATCTTCCTCGATGATCGATCGACCGGCGGCACCGGCCGCGAGGTGGAAATCGTGAATGTCCACGGCACCGGCGGCAGCCCGCTCTATCGCGAGCGCTGGGAGCAAATCACTGCCAATGGGATCGTCGTGCCTCACTGGTTGCTCATTCTGTGCTTCCTCGTCCCGTGGTCCGCTTTTCTCATCTGGCGCGGGCGGCGGATGAGACGCCTGGCCGCTGGGATCGCGGAGCCGCTGGACGGCATTAGTTCCTGA
- a CDS encoding sulfotransferase, whose translation MNPFFLITQPRAGGTALARIIDGSIGNRCTGESFELLERLYAIERAPDDVASGHAGEAWGRVTPVPAVWTPPFADILRQWVGARDGVSNFGVRSSYFGRYGWNDAVARWSWLLRAFPDSRLVFLSRSPDDEQEVSLVHTYPLWIPSFGECHGGVLRRAREMRDSFEDFHTMNPSRTVHLDMRALEDLPGLSAKLARLGILIQPAAWREIDRERPGKREAVRGEVKRLIDERAAADASSDPSAGELILGVPGVPNPFAAEEAAANAKLLAEPQKGLDLAKVFRPDFPAATDPVKLEVHTLRHDNPEWMAECAASLDAWCGRHGYPLHVSGLNPAYPEAKFCEVDMLRQFLAGDADFMLYVDADVMVHPAAPALDFVAAGGFHVMPDAPYKHVSGAWPAWMADHFPGIDPFASTYRNAGIWACDRAAAAAMLEVCREPYISGHQEQHQFNAWLAMASLNGMPVHDLSPEWNRFPGKHAGPAWFHHLAGHSKLKKLRQLRRAGYLPAPPEAFPKQQSTGNRAVCWLWKKEAAGWDELRHSMRSVRENLADPPPFHVFGDARPDWLDDHPEVTFHLAPGYPEALAKAVQIADEVLLFNDDIFLLLPQTWEDFRTALYRGGELVRDIRDNLVCSNRWRRGVGRATLSLYHHGHESVRDFSTHTPYLIERAKAMETLRRHGCWWKMPLEVLYHTDHGTPCRRMSGDKTTSLPSRARFLNHGDPTPDLELRRAIAGRFTPAPWELDHKNVVARDRAGV comes from the coding sequence GTGAACCCCTTCTTCCTCATCACCCAACCGCGCGCGGGTGGAACCGCGCTGGCCCGGATCATCGACGGCAGCATCGGCAACCGTTGTACGGGCGAGAGCTTCGAACTGTTGGAGCGGCTGTATGCCATCGAGCGGGCTCCTGACGACGTCGCCAGCGGCCACGCGGGCGAGGCATGGGGGAGAGTCACGCCGGTGCCGGCCGTGTGGACACCGCCCTTTGCGGACATCCTCCGCCAGTGGGTTGGGGCGAGAGATGGCGTATCGAACTTCGGAGTCCGCTCGAGCTACTTCGGCCGGTATGGCTGGAATGATGCCGTTGCGCGCTGGAGTTGGCTGCTACGGGCCTTCCCGGATAGCCGGCTGGTCTTCCTGTCCCGCAGCCCGGACGATGAGCAGGAGGTGTCGCTGGTGCACACCTACCCGCTGTGGATTCCATCATTCGGGGAGTGCCATGGTGGGGTCCTGCGGCGCGCGCGCGAGATGCGCGATTCCTTCGAGGACTTCCACACGATGAATCCCTCGCGGACGGTCCATCTCGACATGAGGGCCCTAGAAGATCTCCCCGGGCTGTCCGCAAAGCTGGCCCGTCTCGGAATCCTCATCCAGCCGGCCGCATGGCGGGAGATCGATCGCGAGCGGCCAGGCAAGCGCGAAGCGGTCCGCGGTGAGGTTAAACGGTTGATTGATGAGCGGGCCGCGGCGGATGCTTCCAGCGATCCTTCCGCCGGCGAACTCATCCTCGGGGTGCCTGGTGTCCCTAACCCCTTCGCCGCGGAGGAAGCGGCAGCCAATGCGAAGCTTCTCGCGGAGCCGCAGAAGGGACTCGATCTCGCCAAGGTCTTCCGTCCCGACTTTCCGGCCGCGACGGATCCGGTGAAGCTCGAGGTCCACACGCTACGCCATGACAACCCCGAATGGATGGCAGAGTGTGCCGCCAGCCTCGATGCGTGGTGTGGCCGGCACGGCTACCCGCTGCACGTGAGCGGGCTGAATCCTGCCTATCCGGAGGCGAAGTTTTGCGAGGTGGACATGCTGCGGCAGTTCCTCGCGGGCGATGCCGATTTCATGCTCTACGTGGATGCCGACGTGATGGTCCACCCGGCCGCCCCTGCTTTGGATTTCGTGGCGGCCGGTGGCTTCCACGTGATGCCGGATGCGCCCTACAAGCATGTGTCAGGGGCGTGGCCGGCGTGGATGGCAGATCACTTCCCGGGCATCGATCCTTTTGCATCGACCTACCGGAATGCCGGTATCTGGGCGTGTGACCGGGCTGCCGCCGCGGCCATGCTGGAAGTTTGCCGGGAGCCCTATATTTCCGGGCATCAGGAGCAACACCAGTTCAACGCCTGGCTTGCCATGGCCTCCTTGAACGGGATGCCGGTCCACGACCTGAGCCCCGAGTGGAACCGCTTTCCCGGGAAGCACGCCGGGCCCGCGTGGTTCCACCATCTGGCGGGCCACAGCAAGCTCAAGAAGCTCCGCCAGCTCCGCCGCGCCGGGTATCTGCCCGCCCCACCGGAGGCCTTCCCCAAGCAGCAGAGCACCGGCAACCGGGCCGTCTGTTGGCTGTGGAAGAAGGAAGCGGCGGGCTGGGATGAACTCCGGCACAGCATGCGATCGGTGCGGGAGAACCTGGCCGATCCGCCGCCCTTCCACGTCTTCGGCGATGCCCGTCCCGATTGGCTGGACGATCACCCGGAGGTCACCTTCCACCTCGCGCCCGGCTATCCGGAAGCGCTCGCAAAGGCGGTCCAGATCGCGGATGAGGTGCTGCTTTTCAATGACGATATCTTCCTGCTGCTGCCCCAGACATGGGAGGACTTCCGGACCGCACTCTACCGCGGCGGCGAGCTGGTGCGGGACATCCGCGACAACCTGGTGTGCTCGAACCGCTGGCGGCGCGGAGTGGGGAGGGCGACCCTTTCTCTCTACCACCACGGGCACGAGAGCGTGCGGGATTTCAGCACCCACACGCCCTATCTCATCGAGCGGGCGAAGGCTATGGAGACGCTGCGGCGGCATGGATGCTGGTGGAAGATGCCTTTGGAGGTGCTTTACCACACCGATCACGGCACTCCCTGCCGCCGCATGTCCGGCGACAAGACCACCTCGCTGCCATCCCGGGCACGGTTCCTGAATCACGGCGACCCGACTCCTGACCTCGAACTCAGGAGGGCCATCGCGGGCCGATTCACCCCCGCGCCTTGGGAGCTTGATCACAAGAATGTAGTGGCGAGAGATAGGGCAGGGGTGTAG
- a CDS encoding major capsid protein gives MATPANINTLNQFAKGLFQATASPLADFLAPVVITGAAQFNVIDYAKRSGFQVPSAKRAIGGDSTAVVTDGERVSITLQPYALHDIIDNHELALATTGEGSRLLREARVQNLVSQASNSRLYETLVTLRAGVSPTAEVWGGSDDPVADIDSYMKAVADATGLLPNRVVFALGAWSIFKNHAKVIDRYPGATTVAPMIAEVGSLFLNPNTECMVSTTVFDTKLNTTSSKSNALTATNPEVWIYYAAENANSFDASAFKTFRVQANPFGGVRIKEKDFGEKVITEWTEAAYVNNASAVARLTITTT, from the coding sequence ATGGCCACGCCTGCCAATATCAATACGCTGAATCAATTCGCCAAGGGTCTGTTCCAGGCCACGGCGAGTCCCCTCGCGGACTTCCTCGCACCGGTGGTGATCACCGGGGCGGCGCAGTTCAATGTGATCGACTACGCCAAGCGCTCCGGCTTCCAAGTGCCGAGTGCGAAGCGGGCGATCGGCGGTGACTCGACGGCCGTCGTGACGGATGGCGAGCGGGTCAGCATCACGCTGCAGCCGTATGCGCTGCACGACATCATCGACAACCACGAGCTGGCGCTGGCGACCACGGGCGAAGGCTCGCGGCTGCTGCGCGAGGCGCGGGTGCAGAACCTGGTCTCGCAAGCGTCTAACAGCCGGCTCTACGAGACGCTGGTCACGCTGCGTGCCGGGGTCTCGCCGACGGCGGAGGTGTGGGGCGGCTCTGACGATCCGGTGGCGGACATCGACTCCTACATGAAGGCGGTGGCGGATGCGACCGGCCTGCTGCCGAACCGGGTGGTCTTTGCGCTGGGTGCGTGGTCGATCTTCAAGAACCACGCGAAGGTGATCGACCGGTATCCGGGGGCGACGACGGTGGCGCCGATGATCGCGGAGGTGGGCTCGCTGTTCCTGAATCCGAACACGGAGTGCATGGTGAGCACGACGGTCTTCGACACGAAGCTGAACACGACGAGCAGCAAGTCCAACGCGCTGACGGCGACGAATCCGGAGGTGTGGATCTACTACGCGGCGGAGAATGCAAACAGCTTCGACGCGTCGGCCTTCAAGACCTTCCGGGTGCAGGCGAATCCCTTCGGCGGGGTGCGGATCAAGGAGAAGGACTTCGGCGAGAAGGTGATCACGGAGTGGACCGAGGCGGCTTATGTGAACAATGCGTCCGCGGTGGCACGGCTGACGATCACCACGACCTGA
- a CDS encoding phage protease yields MSHVLISSALACALRGEGAPDEIVFLPEGSHKLKPQSHPKGIDVNLPAEEGEAVAAAFNEALAKRGNVKAWCDFEHTRRHPVSCYPTGFRYEAGTGIVAMVEWSKSGREAVEGRDARFFSPEFYIGANGVPSGLPDRGPVGALCTEPAFREIPAIAAADAEDDPDRKDGSDRTDKPDMLMNSLLSLVSCGLLTDAEAAREGADQLASERLRVMCSEAAKVPALEKELADLKSERKDEKVRAGVALFDRAVKAGLAGAADEREKAKYLTAAESNELAMQLLTEKVEAAEATGADITRPIISARAASPANHEQRIAAAQAKARTDLGPDAPFTMVWARAAEIDPPAFV; encoded by the coding sequence ATGTCGCATGTGTTGATTTCCTCGGCGCTGGCTTGTGCGTTGCGCGGTGAGGGTGCTCCGGATGAGATTGTTTTCCTGCCGGAGGGCAGTCACAAGCTGAAGCCGCAATCGCACCCGAAGGGGATCGATGTGAACTTGCCGGCGGAGGAGGGCGAGGCGGTGGCGGCGGCGTTCAACGAGGCGCTGGCGAAGCGGGGGAATGTGAAGGCGTGGTGCGACTTCGAGCACACGCGGCGGCACCCGGTTTCGTGCTATCCGACGGGCTTCCGCTATGAGGCGGGCACGGGGATCGTGGCGATGGTGGAGTGGTCGAAGAGCGGCCGCGAGGCGGTGGAGGGACGGGATGCGCGGTTCTTCTCGCCGGAGTTTTACATCGGCGCGAATGGCGTTCCGAGCGGGCTGCCGGATCGGGGGCCAGTGGGAGCGCTGTGCACGGAGCCGGCCTTCCGCGAGATTCCCGCCATCGCCGCGGCAGACGCGGAGGATGACCCGGATCGGAAGGATGGGTCGGATAGGACGGATAAGCCGGATATGCTCATGAACTCACTACTTTCACTTGTCTCTTGCGGACTGCTCACCGATGCCGAAGCCGCCCGCGAGGGCGCGGATCAACTCGCCAGCGAACGCCTGCGGGTGATGTGCTCGGAGGCGGCGAAGGTGCCGGCGCTGGAGAAGGAGCTGGCGGACCTGAAGTCGGAGCGGAAGGACGAGAAGGTGAGGGCCGGTGTCGCGCTCTTCGACCGGGCGGTGAAGGCCGGCCTGGCGGGTGCGGCGGACGAGCGGGAGAAGGCGAAGTATCTCACGGCGGCCGAGTCCAACGAGCTGGCGATGCAGCTTCTAACAGAGAAGGTGGAGGCGGCGGAGGCGACCGGCGCCGACATCACGCGGCCGATCATTTCCGCGCGTGCCGCGAGTCCGGCGAACCATGAGCAGCGGATCGCCGCGGCGCAGGCGAAGGCCCGCACGGACCTGGGGCCGGACGCTCCTTTCACGATGGTCTGGGCGCGTGCCGCCGAGATCGATCCACCTGCCTTTGTCTAA